Proteins co-encoded in one Labilithrix sp. genomic window:
- a CDS encoding ATP-dependent Clp protease ATP-binding subunit, with amino-acid sequence MVVHEDGRRTGKLLRTWDGVFDRPAPSAYGATTQDVFEELEAKLEALELESRGSVARYLWEEDFRTQKVRVDIHPLSSVKKRAVIGKKEIPLHITYAYCPLKGGGYRVMMPRFGGWFIVEDLSVAPDVLRHFVSTLLLGESARWVYDFREVDEEYVTEWSPAILQRQRDEVAPRREVDPNAELSRVGDELVARAARGKLAPVVGDSAVFASLERTTLAPRPPSLLLVGPPGAGKSALVRRLAFHHLAAKKDAETKPPRIYSTSKDRIIAGMTYLGMWQERCIRLARELDEGGDYLHVAALGGLLEPQHDGATIADFFEAGMNDGSIRLIAECTQEELERARRARPTFVAELTIVRVPEPSPVETTTLALAYARKKSLDVHPSAMKRLVRHLSALERGVAFPGKALRFVDWLALENKGAEGKTLYPRDASAAYSRYSGVPLTLLSDDVAAGPEALAALLSARVIGQDAACGACGRLLARFKASLGDPERPSGVLLFVGPTGVGKTELAKQLARTTFGGEERMIRLDMSEYMLPGSATRLTTSRPGTASLAARVREQPLSLVLLDEIEKAHAEVFDLLLGILGEGRLTDDSGRFVDFRTTMIVMTSNLGVSDRPPAGFGDATNEASTYLRKVRAHFRPELYNRIDYVLPFRALAPADVERIVDLELASALNRTGFTRRSVHVRASPAARARLAERGYHPTRGARPLRRLIEEAVMTPIATRLAADPTFRDREVPVIADEEEEPDAAFFVRV; translated from the coding sequence ATGGTCGTGCACGAGGACGGCCGCCGCACGGGGAAGCTCCTCCGCACGTGGGACGGCGTCTTCGATCGCCCCGCCCCCTCGGCCTACGGCGCGACGACACAAGACGTGTTCGAGGAGCTCGAGGCGAAGCTCGAGGCGCTCGAGCTCGAGTCGCGCGGCTCGGTCGCGCGTTACCTGTGGGAGGAGGACTTCCGCACGCAGAAGGTCCGCGTCGACATCCACCCGCTGTCGTCGGTCAAGAAGCGCGCGGTGATCGGGAAGAAGGAGATCCCGCTCCACATCACGTACGCGTATTGCCCGCTCAAGGGCGGCGGTTATCGCGTGATGATGCCGCGCTTCGGCGGCTGGTTCATCGTCGAGGACCTCTCCGTCGCGCCCGACGTCCTCCGTCACTTCGTGAGCACGCTCCTCCTCGGCGAGAGCGCGCGGTGGGTCTACGACTTCCGCGAGGTCGACGAGGAGTACGTCACGGAATGGTCGCCCGCGATCCTGCAGCGCCAGCGCGACGAGGTGGCTCCGCGGCGCGAGGTCGACCCGAACGCCGAGCTCTCGCGCGTCGGCGACGAGCTGGTCGCGCGCGCGGCGCGGGGGAAGCTCGCGCCGGTCGTCGGCGACTCCGCGGTCTTCGCGTCGCTCGAGCGGACGACGCTCGCGCCGCGCCCGCCGTCGCTCCTCCTCGTCGGTCCGCCCGGCGCGGGGAAGTCGGCGCTGGTGCGGCGCCTCGCGTTCCATCACCTCGCGGCGAAGAAGGACGCGGAGACGAAGCCGCCGCGCATCTACAGCACGTCGAAGGACCGCATCATCGCGGGGATGACGTACCTCGGGATGTGGCAGGAGCGCTGCATCCGCCTCGCGCGCGAGCTCGACGAGGGCGGCGACTACCTGCACGTCGCCGCGCTCGGGGGGCTCCTCGAGCCGCAGCACGACGGCGCGACGATCGCGGACTTCTTCGAGGCGGGGATGAACGACGGCAGCATCCGCCTCATCGCGGAGTGCACGCAGGAGGAGCTCGAGCGCGCGCGCCGTGCGCGCCCCACCTTCGTCGCCGAGCTCACGATCGTGCGCGTCCCCGAGCCGTCGCCGGTCGAGACGACGACGCTCGCGCTCGCCTACGCGCGGAAGAAGTCGCTCGACGTCCACCCCTCCGCGATGAAGCGCCTCGTGCGTCACCTCTCGGCGCTCGAGCGCGGCGTCGCGTTCCCGGGGAAGGCGCTCCGCTTCGTGGACTGGCTCGCGCTCGAGAACAAGGGCGCCGAGGGCAAGACGCTCTACCCGCGCGACGCGTCGGCGGCCTACTCGCGCTACTCCGGCGTCCCGCTGACGCTGCTCTCCGACGACGTCGCGGCGGGCCCGGAGGCGCTCGCGGCGCTCCTCTCGGCGCGCGTGATCGGGCAGGACGCGGCGTGCGGCGCGTGCGGGCGGCTCCTCGCGCGCTTCAAGGCGAGCCTCGGCGATCCGGAGCGCCCCTCCGGCGTGCTCCTCTTCGTCGGCCCGACCGGCGTCGGCAAGACGGAGCTCGCGAAGCAGCTCGCGCGCACGACCTTCGGCGGCGAGGAGCGGATGATCCGGCTCGACATGAGCGAGTACATGCTCCCGGGCTCGGCGACGCGGCTCACCACGTCGCGCCCCGGCACCGCGAGCCTCGCGGCGCGGGTGCGCGAGCAGCCGCTCTCGCTCGTGCTCCTCGACGAGATCGAGAAGGCGCACGCGGAGGTGTTCGATCTCTTGCTCGGCATCCTCGGCGAGGGCCGGCTCACGGACGACAGCGGCCGCTTCGTCGACTTCCGCACCACGATGATCGTGATGACCTCGAACCTCGGCGTGAGCGACCGCCCCCCCGCGGGCTTCGGCGACGCGACGAACGAGGCCTCGACCTACCTGCGGAAGGTGCGCGCCCACTTCCGCCCCGAGCTCTACAACCGCATCGACTACGTGCTCCCCTTCCGCGCGCTCGCCCCGGCGGACGTCGAGCGCATCGTCGACCTCGAGCTCGCGTCAGCGCTGAACCGCACCGGCTTCACGCGCCGCTCCGTCCACGTCCGCGCCTCACCCGCCGCACGCGCGCGTCTGGCGGAGCGCGGGTACCACCCAACCCGCGGCGCGCGCCCACTCCGCCGCCTCATCGAGGAGGCTGTCATGACCCCGATCGCAACACGCCTCGCCGCCGACCCCACGTTCCGCGATCGCGAGGTCCCGGTCATCGCCGACGAGGAGGAGGAGCCGGACGCGGCGTTCTTCGTGCGCGTGTAG